In Labrys monachus, the genomic stretch CTGCAGCGGCGCCGAGCGGCCGCCTCGCCCGTCAGGGCACGGCAGTTGCCCGGCGAGCGGCGGGTGCGGCAAGTGGAATTGTAGCGGACGGCGCCTTCACGCCGGTGAGTATTGGGGACTTTGCATGCTATCGCGATGGATCGGGGGCGGACTGGCCCGGACCACCACCATGGTTGCAGCCGGCATCATAGCCTTCAGCGCCACCATGGCGCTCCACCCGGAAACCGCAGACGCCAAACGCCGTGTCCATCACGTCAGTTCGGCGAGCAAATCGCCCAAGCACGTACGGAGCCACCGCATGCGCTCCGGCCGGCCGGTGGCCTTCGCCAGCGACATGGTCAACAATCCGCTCTATTCGGCCATCGTCGTCGACGTCAAGACCGGGCGGACGCTCTACGAGGCATCGCCGGACGGCCTGCGCCATCCGGCTTCGATCACCAAGGTGATGACGCTCTACCTCCTGTTCGAGCAATTGCAGGCGGGGCGCATCTCGCTCTCGACGCCGCTGCCCGTCTCCGCCCATGCGGCAGCCCAGTCGCCGACCAAGCTCGGCCTGCGCCCTGGCGAGACGATCACCGTCGAAGACGCCATCAAGGGCGTCGTGACCCGGTCGGCCAACGACGCCGCCGTCGTCATCGCCGAGGCGCTGGGCGGCACCGAAGAGAATTTCAGCGCGATCATGACGCGCAAGGCCCGGGCCCTCGGCATGACCCGGACGCGCTACGTCAACGCTTCCGGCCTTCCCGACGCCGCCCAGATCTCGACCGCGCATGACCTCGCCATTCTCGGCATGGCGATCCAGAAGCGTTTCCCGAAATATTACCGCTACTTCTCGACGCGCAGCTTCGCCTTCCGCGGCCACGTCATCGGCAGCCACAACCATCTTCTCGGCAGCGTCGTCGGCGTCGACGGCATCAAGACGGGATATACGCGCGCCAGCGGCTTCAACCTGCTGACCTCGGTCAAGCGCGACAATCGCCAGCTCGTCGCCGTGGTGATGGGCGGGCACAGCGCTCCGTCCCGAGACGTGGTGATGCGCCATCTGATCGACACCTACATGTCCCGTGCCTATGCCGGCAATGCCGTCGACCGCTCGGCGCCGGCCGTCGCCCAGGCCGACGACGATACCGGCTCGTCGGTCGCCATGGCGCCGCGCAGCCTGCCCACGGTGCGCCCGGCGGTGATCGCCGAAGCACCCAAGCCCCGCGTCGCTGCGCCGGTGGCGCTCGTCGCGGTCCGGCCTCCTGCCGATATCCCACCCGAGCCGGCGCCCGAGGCTCCCGCGCAATTCACCCCCGCGAAGCCGGCCATCGCCTCCACCGTCCAGAGCGGGCCCGTCATGCGCTGGGTGCAGGGTCCGGCTCCCGTCATGACCGCCCCGGCGACCCCGCCGATCCAGGCGGAGGGCAATGTCGACGCCGCGCCGGAGACCACCGGCGGGGTGCAGATGGTCCGCACCGCGACCTACAGGGCCGACGAGGACGGCCGGAGCGCTCCCCAGTCCGCCTCGCAGAAGATCGCCCTTGCGCCTCCGCAGCGCAGCGGCTGGATCATCCAGATCGGCGCCACCGACAGCGAAGGCGCGGCGAGGCAGCTGCTGGCCAGCGCCAAGGCGGCCGGCAGCACGGCATTGGCTTCCGCCAGCCCCTTCACCGAGATGGTGGACCGCAACGGCTCGAAGCTGTGGCGCGCCCGTTTCGGCGGCTTCGACGATCGGCGCCGTGCGACGGCCGCCTGCAACAGCCTCAAGGCCGCGTCATTCACCTGCGTCGCCGTCAAGCTCTGACCTCCGGCGCCCGAACGGGCGATCCGGCATCGCATCGAGGCCAGCAAGTGAAAGCGTCCCGAAAGTTTGATACATACTTGGATACCGCTCGGGCTGCCGCACTACAATGGCGGTATAAGGCCTCTGGCTCAAAGTATGCCTCACGGGGTTGCCTTGATTGCCCGACATCGCAAGGCTCCGCCGGACATATGGCCGGGGTGGTTCACGTTTACGCGAGCCAACCTGGTCCGATGGCGGAGAGCGGGTGCACCGTTTCCACTCGAAAAGCTGCCGTCGCCGCAGCAATAGCGGGTTTTCTACTTGAAGAATCAGCGGTACCGGATTCTTTTCGGAGCGAAGCTCCGTCCTGTCCGACGAGCGGGGTCCCTGCGTGGTGCTTCGAGCTCTCCTTCAGAGCTCAGCGAGCCGGCAGACCATTAATCGTTGTGTAACTATGGTCTGCGAACCTTGATGTACAGTCTTGCTCGTCATGTGTGGAGTTAGCGTCAATGACTTTCAAGAAGAATATCCCTGGCTTGGTTGACACGCGCAGCCATCTGCGTCGTCCCCCCCTTGTCGGGATGAATTTTCTTCATGAGCGTACGATGGGCCCGACGAATGTCGTCGGCACTCGACCCCGGCTGCACCCCAAGGATCTCGTAAGCTTCCTGCTTGGACATCGAGTCGGACGAAGCGCCGCCCCGCCGCCCCGCTGCCGAATCATCCTGGAAGTGTTCACGCCATCCGGAAAGCCGGCGGTCGAGATAAGCTTCAAGGATTGAGCGCCCGAAGAAATCGGCCGCGATCTCCTGCCGGAGGGCCAGAAGCTCGGCAGGCTGCATGGTGGACAGCTTTCTTCCGGCGAAACGCCCCGCGGTGACCTGCCCGTCGACCGGCCGGCGCGTCGGATCGAGCATGACCGTCATGGTGGCGGTCCGGACATAGTTGCCGCGCAGGTGCGGCCGAGGGAAGGCCGTCTTCGACATCCGCGGCAGCCAGCCGCGCAGCCCCGCGGCAAGGATGAACAGCGGGACGGCAAGTCCGATCTCGCCACGCGTGAGCATGAAGATGGCCAGCGCGAAGGCAAGGAAACTGCCTCCCCGGCGCAACAGGCGGTCCAGGGCCGGCGACTTCGACAGGCTGCCGGGCTTGAGCAACTGCCAGAGGCAGAGCAGAACCACGCATCCCAGAATAAGCTGACTCAAGGCATCCGATCCCGCATGGAGCGGACCGAGAATCGGTCCGCCACCGCCGCACTTGCCCCTTGCGGAAGCCATGGTCAAGAGAGCGGTGTGGAAATACCGCCTTCCCGGGCACCTGCGGCAAGGCGGGTATCGATATCAGCATATCGCCCGCCGGACGAAACGTCATGCTGGCCCGACTCCCGGAATTGCCGGTATAGCGGCGTCGGCAGCGTGCCGCTCCTCCCCGTCCACCGACCCGTCAATCCCGTGCAGAACCAGCGATGGCCGACATCATCATTACCCGAACCGTCTCCGACCTGCGGCATGCCGTGCGAAAGTTTCGCGACGAGGGCGACAGGATCGGCCTCGTGCCGACCATGGGCGCCCTGCATGACGGCCATATCGCTCTCGTGCGCGAGGCGAGAAAGCGCGCGGCGAGGGTGATCGCCACCATCTTCGTCAATCCCGCGCAGTTCTCCCCCGCCGAAGACCTCGCTAAATATCCGCGCACAGAGGAAGCCGACCTCGCCCGCCTGTCCGCGGCGAGGGCCGACATCCTGTTCGCTCCGACGGTCGGCGAGATGTATCCGCAGGGGTTCGCAACCACGATATCGGTCGGCGGCCCGGCCGCGGCCGGCCTCGAGGATCGCTTCCGCCCCACGCATTTCGCAGGGGTGGCCACCGTCGTCGCCAAGCTGTTCATGCAGAGCGGCGCCGATGTCGCGATGTTCGGGGAGAAGGATTACCAGCAATTGATGGTGGTGGCGCAGATGGCGCGCGACCTCGATCTGCCCGTCGAGATCGCCGCCGTGGCGACGCAGCGCGAGGAGGACGGCCTTGCCATGTCGTCGCGCAACCGTTTTCTCTCTCCCGAGCACCGGGCGCTCGCGCCCCTTCTCCACCGCACGCTCCGGAAGGCCGCCGACGACATCGCCGGCGGAGCCGGGATCGAGGCCGCCCTCGCCGAGGGCCGGGCGGCCATCGAACAGGCAGGCTTCGCTCTCGACTACCTGGAGGCGCGGCACGCCGCGAGCCTCGCCCCGATCGCCGATCCCGCCGCCGGCCCCGTCCGCCTGCTGGTCGCCGCCAAGATCGGGCAGACCCGCCTGATCGACAACATCGCGGCGACCTGAGCGCCCATGCGAGGCGTTGCGCCCAGCGGCGCAACGCGAGGGTCCAGCCATGATGCGCAAGCCATGCTGTCGCGCACATTAACCGTCCCGACAGAGCGAAGCGCGACGAAAAAATGGCGAAAATCCTGGTTGCCGCCTTAACTTGCGCGCCCCGCGCAAAAACGCAAAAATGTGGTTAACGGGGCGTTAATTTTCGTTTTATCAAGATGTTACGGACACAACCGCCCCGTTCGAATCCTGTTCTTTGTGCGGCAGGAGCGTTGTGCGGGTACGGGCCTTATGCAAAATTGGCTTCAGGAACGTGCAACTGCCGCAGCCCGCGGGTCAAAGGCATAACGGATCTGACATTTCGATGCGCTTCTTGATCAAGATCGGATCCAGTTTGAGCCGCCGGACGCCCAGGCCGGACCCTGGCCGGACCCTGGATCGCCCGTCGCATCACGATATGTTCGTCCGGATCTTTGTCGCCCTGGCCTGCGCCGCCCTCCTCTTCGTGCCGATCGTCGTCAGGACCGCGGAGGCCGCCAGCGCCATCTCCGTCTATGCGCCGGTGGGCGATGTCACCACCTCGCCCTCCGGCTACCTGCAGTTCTGCAACGACAACCCCGGCGACTGTCGCCCAGGACCGCAGGAGGCGCGCGACATCGTTCTCTCGCGCCAGGCGTGGCGGGATCTCGTCGCACTGAACGAACAGGTCAATCACGCCGTCAAGCCGATGACCGATCTCGACAATTACGGCAAGGTCGAATGGTGGGCCTATCCCACGGACGGCTACGGCGATTGCGAGGACTATGTCCTGCTGAAGCGCAAGCTGCTGATCGATGCGGGGTGGCCGCGCTCCGCGCTGCTGATCACCGTCGTCCGCGACAAGAAGGGCGAGGGCCACGCCGTGTTGATGGTCAAGACCGACCGCGGCGAATTCGTCCTCGACAACCAGGAGCAGAAGATCCTGCCCTGGCGAGCCACGGGCTACCGCTACGTCAAGCGCCAGTCGCAGACCGACCAGAATGTATGGGTGTCGCTCGGCGATACGCAGACCACCTCCATCGTCTCGGCCAGGGGCGACTGACGTCTGAAAAGAGACCGGTGGCCCTCCTCCGGGCCTTATCCGACCTGCCTCAATCCCTTGGCGAAGCGCCTGGCGTTTTCGACATAATGGGCCGCGCCGCTCAGCAGCCGTTCGGCGTCGGCCGGCTCCAGTGTGCGGACGACTCGCGCGGGTGAGCCGACGATGAGCGAGTGATCCGGAAACACTTTGC encodes the following:
- a CDS encoding D-alanyl-D-alanine carboxypeptidase, translated to MLSRWIGGGLARTTTMVAAGIIAFSATMALHPETADAKRRVHHVSSASKSPKHVRSHRMRSGRPVAFASDMVNNPLYSAIVVDVKTGRTLYEASPDGLRHPASITKVMTLYLLFEQLQAGRISLSTPLPVSAHAAAQSPTKLGLRPGETITVEDAIKGVVTRSANDAAVVIAEALGGTEENFSAIMTRKARALGMTRTRYVNASGLPDAAQISTAHDLAILGMAIQKRFPKYYRYFSTRSFAFRGHVIGSHNHLLGSVVGVDGIKTGYTRASGFNLLTSVKRDNRQLVAVVMGGHSAPSRDVVMRHLIDTYMSRAYAGNAVDRSAPAVAQADDDTGSSVAMAPRSLPTVRPAVIAEAPKPRVAAPVALVAVRPPADIPPEPAPEAPAQFTPAKPAIASTVQSGPVMRWVQGPAPVMTAPATPPIQAEGNVDAAPETTGGVQMVRTATYRADEDGRSAPQSASQKIALAPPQRSGWIIQIGATDSEGAARQLLASAKAAGSTALASASPFTEMVDRNGSKLWRARFGGFDDRRRATAACNSLKAASFTCVAVKL
- a CDS encoding transglutaminase-like cysteine peptidase — protein: MFVRIFVALACAALLFVPIVVRTAEAASAISVYAPVGDVTTSPSGYLQFCNDNPGDCRPGPQEARDIVLSRQAWRDLVALNEQVNHAVKPMTDLDNYGKVEWWAYPTDGYGDCEDYVLLKRKLLIDAGWPRSALLITVVRDKKGEGHAVLMVKTDRGEFVLDNQEQKILPWRATGYRYVKRQSQTDQNVWVSLGDTQTTSIVSARGD
- a CDS encoding DnaJ domain-containing protein, whose protein sequence is MSQLILGCVVLLCLWQLLKPGSLSKSPALDRLLRRGGSFLAFALAIFMLTRGEIGLAVPLFILAAGLRGWLPRMSKTAFPRPHLRGNYVRTATMTVMLDPTRRPVDGQVTAGRFAGRKLSTMQPAELLALRQEIAADFFGRSILEAYLDRRLSGWREHFQDDSAAGRRGGASSDSMSKQEAYEILGVQPGSSADDIRRAHRTLMKKIHPDKGGTTQMAARVNQARDILLESH
- the panC gene encoding pantoate--beta-alanine ligase, with the translated sequence MADIIITRTVSDLRHAVRKFRDEGDRIGLVPTMGALHDGHIALVREARKRAARVIATIFVNPAQFSPAEDLAKYPRTEEADLARLSAARADILFAPTVGEMYPQGFATTISVGGPAAAGLEDRFRPTHFAGVATVVAKLFMQSGADVAMFGEKDYQQLMVVAQMARDLDLPVEIAAVATQREEDGLAMSSRNRFLSPEHRALAPLLHRTLRKAADDIAGGAGIEAALAEGRAAIEQAGFALDYLEARHAASLAPIADPAAGPVRLLVAAKIGQTRLIDNIAAT